From Pandoraea norimbergensis, the proteins below share one genomic window:
- a CDS encoding MFS transporter: MSTSLSGGASLAVDPVQRDALYRKLTWHIIPFLFLAFIVAYIDRVNVSFAKLEMLADLSLSETVYGAGAGVFFLGYFIFEVPSNLILHRVGARMWIARIMVTWSIISCLTMFTQGPVSFYVLRFLLGVAEAGFFPGIVLYLSKWFPSSKRSQIIALFMVAIPVSGAIGGPLSGWIMQHFGGVHALAGWQWLFLIEGLASLVVGIAAFFVLQDRIETVKWLSAEEKRLLAADLAADDRTRAHHSVRQVFGSGKVWMLGLLYFCIAMGNYGLVFWLPTMIRAAGVANLGNIGLLSAVPSLISAVAMILVARHADRRNERRLHVAICCLLGAAGMLASVLLAQHLWWSMAALVVAAIGINSIAPVFWGIPTAMMGGAGAAAAIALINSTGNLAGFVSPYVIGFLKDSTGQLLPGMIVLACALVAGAILVMTLKPQRSHA, translated from the coding sequence ATGAGCACGTCCCTGAGCGGCGGCGCAAGCCTCGCCGTCGACCCGGTGCAACGCGATGCGTTGTATCGCAAGCTGACCTGGCACATCATCCCGTTCCTCTTTCTCGCCTTCATCGTCGCCTACATCGACCGCGTGAACGTGAGCTTCGCCAAGCTGGAAATGCTCGCCGACCTGTCGCTGTCCGAGACGGTCTATGGCGCGGGCGCCGGTGTGTTTTTCCTCGGGTATTTCATTTTTGAAGTGCCCAGCAATCTGATCCTGCATCGCGTGGGCGCGCGGATGTGGATCGCCCGCATCATGGTCACGTGGTCGATCATCTCGTGCCTGACCATGTTCACGCAGGGGCCGGTGTCGTTCTACGTGCTGCGCTTCCTGCTCGGTGTGGCCGAAGCCGGCTTCTTCCCCGGCATCGTGCTGTATCTGTCGAAGTGGTTCCCGTCGAGCAAGCGCTCGCAGATCATCGCGCTGTTCATGGTGGCCATCCCCGTGTCGGGTGCCATTGGCGGCCCGCTGTCCGGGTGGATCATGCAGCACTTCGGCGGCGTGCACGCGCTGGCCGGCTGGCAGTGGCTGTTTCTGATCGAAGGGCTCGCCTCGCTCGTGGTCGGCATTGCCGCGTTCTTCGTGCTGCAAGACCGCATCGAAACCGTGAAGTGGCTCTCCGCCGAAGAGAAGCGTCTGCTCGCCGCCGACCTCGCCGCCGATGACCGCACGCGCGCGCATCACAGCGTGCGGCAAGTCTTCGGCAGCGGCAAAGTGTGGATGCTCGGCCTGCTGTACTTCTGCATCGCCATGGGCAACTACGGGCTGGTGTTCTGGCTGCCGACGATGATTCGCGCGGCGGGTGTCGCCAATCTCGGCAATATCGGGCTGCTCTCGGCGGTGCCCTCGCTGATCAGCGCGGTCGCGATGATTCTGGTCGCACGTCATGCGGACCGCCGCAACGAGCGCCGCCTTCACGTCGCCATTTGCTGCCTGCTTGGCGCGGCGGGCATGCTCGCGTCGGTGCTGCTGGCACAACATCTCTGGTGGTCGATGGCGGCACTCGTCGTGGCCGCCATCGGCATCAACTCCATCGCGCCGGTGTTCTGGGGCATTCCCACGGCGATGATGGGGGGCGCAGGCGCTGCTGCCGCCATCGCCCTGATCAACTCGACCGGCAATCTCGCGGGCTTCGTCAGCCCGTATGTCATCGGTTTTCTCAAAGACAGTACCGGCCAGTTGCTGCCGGGCATGATCGTGCTGGCGTGCGCGTTGGTGGCCGGTGCCATCCTCGTGATGACGCTCAAGCCGCAACGGAGTCACGCATGA
- a CDS encoding SDR family NAD(P)-dependent oxidoreductase, which yields MSHATVNTTATPSRAPGTALVTGASSGIGAIYADRLARRGHDLILVARNTNRLRDVAQRIQAETGRHVDILSADLGTREGQARVEARLREDARIDTLVNNAGFGAVAPLLQADVEQMNTMIDVNVTALTRLTYAAVPGFVARGHGTIINIASIVAIAPELLNGVYGASKAFVLTLSQSLHHELADKGVRVQAVLPGATVTEFWDVAGKPHGELPQEWLMSSQDLVDAALAGLDQGEIVTIPPLQDGAEWTAHEASRRLLSQHLGHGTPGARYGVKRAALATA from the coding sequence ATGTCTCACGCCACAGTCAACACCACAGCCACCCCCTCACGCGCACCGGGCACCGCCCTCGTGACCGGCGCGTCCTCCGGCATCGGCGCAATCTATGCCGATCGCCTTGCCCGTCGCGGTCACGATCTGATTCTCGTGGCCCGCAACACCAACCGTCTGCGCGACGTCGCGCAACGCATTCAGGCAGAGACCGGCCGCCACGTCGACATCCTCAGCGCAGATCTCGGCACCCGCGAAGGACAGGCCCGGGTGGAAGCCCGTCTGCGCGAAGACGCCCGCATCGACACGCTGGTCAACAACGCCGGCTTCGGTGCCGTAGCACCGCTGCTGCAAGCCGACGTCGAACAGATGAACACGATGATCGACGTCAACGTGACCGCTCTCACCCGGCTCACGTATGCCGCCGTACCGGGATTTGTCGCGCGCGGGCACGGCACGATCATCAACATTGCGTCGATCGTTGCCATCGCGCCCGAGTTGCTGAATGGCGTCTACGGCGCAAGCAAAGCCTTCGTGCTCACGCTGTCGCAATCGCTGCATCACGAGTTGGCGGATAAGGGCGTGCGCGTGCAGGCAGTTCTGCCCGGCGCTACGGTGACGGAATTCTGGGATGTGGCGGGCAAGCCGCACGGCGAGTTGCCGCAGGAATGGCTGATGTCGTCGCAAGACTTGGTCGACGCCGCGCTGGCCGGGCTCGATCAGGGGGAAATCGTCACCATTCCCCCGTTGCAGGACGGTGCCGAGTGGACCGCCCACGAAGCCTCGCGCCGTTTGCTCTCGCAGCACCTCGGTCACGGCACACCGGGTGCACGCTATGGCGTGAAACGCGCCGCACTGGCTACGGCATAA
- a CDS encoding LysR family transcriptional regulator, protein MATTDNTIERFFRSGLKLGHLRILVTLGELRQVTRVAAAFHVTQPAISKQIAEVEEALGAPVVQRVGNAVELTGIGRVLVERGTEILRQIELARRDVSALTAGTAGHVRFGAVVTIPQPLIAHAVELFTRRAPTASFSFVEATLDRLLKMMDEGNLDLALGRNRVTGHLPVMRHESLHHEPFVFVVGARHALGGPDTVVSWDDLHDVRWITPMRGSPAFATMVEMLAEHGVTLHHPAIESSSLALNLSLLRGGDFVSILPLSLARRYVQRGSMRVLPLPPLAPLGEAILYWREDTTTPAAQLFAACLRESSAELIEAG, encoded by the coding sequence GTGGCAACGACCGATAACACCATCGAACGCTTCTTTCGGAGTGGGCTGAAGCTCGGCCATCTGCGCATTCTGGTGACGTTGGGCGAGTTGCGTCAGGTGACGCGGGTGGCTGCCGCATTCCACGTGACGCAGCCAGCCATCTCCAAGCAGATTGCCGAAGTGGAAGAGGCGCTGGGCGCACCGGTCGTGCAGCGGGTGGGTAATGCGGTTGAGCTCACGGGCATCGGGCGCGTACTGGTAGAGCGGGGCACCGAAATACTGCGGCAGATCGAACTCGCGCGGCGCGATGTGAGCGCGCTGACGGCGGGGACGGCAGGCCACGTGCGCTTCGGTGCTGTGGTGACGATTCCGCAACCGCTTATCGCCCACGCCGTGGAGTTGTTCACGCGGCGTGCGCCGACGGCATCGTTTTCGTTTGTCGAAGCCACGCTCGACCGGCTGCTCAAGATGATGGACGAGGGCAATCTCGACCTCGCGCTGGGGCGCAATCGCGTGACCGGGCATTTGCCGGTCATGCGCCACGAGTCGCTGCATCACGAGCCGTTCGTGTTTGTGGTGGGCGCCCGCCACGCGTTGGGCGGCCCCGATACGGTAGTCAGTTGGGACGACCTGCACGACGTGCGCTGGATCACCCCGATGCGCGGCTCGCCTGCCTTCGCCACGATGGTCGAAATGCTGGCCGAGCACGGCGTGACGCTGCACCATCCGGCCATCGAATCGAGTTCGCTGGCGTTGAATCTGTCGTTGCTGCGCGGCGGCGACTTTGTCTCGATCCTGCCGCTCTCGCTCGCCCGTCGTTATGTGCAGCGGGGCAGCATGCGCGTGTTGCCGCTGCCCCCGCTGGCCCCCTTGGGCGAGGCAATTCTGTACTGGCGCGAAGACACCACCACGCCCGCCGCGCAACTCTTTGCCGCATGCCTGCGCGAGTCGTCGGCCGAGTTGATCGAGGCGGGTTGA
- a CDS encoding SDR family NAD(P)-dependent oxidoreductase: MSFPVCLVTGAATGIGAATALRFARDGWAVAINNFDDSTRDAAETVAAQCRDAGAQALVVDADVADDGACRRMVARVAEQWGRLDTLVNSAGTTRVIAHSDLEAIDAEEFERIYRVNLIGMFQMTRAATPLLRESAAAGRSSTVINISSLASLNGTGSSIAYAASKGAVNSLTLSLARNLAPQVRVNAIAPGMVDDGLLRRVLGDEAYGRVVDSMRENAPLKRVSQPAEIAELAWFLAAHAPAMTGQVLAIENGLLLNT, translated from the coding sequence ATGAGTTTTCCCGTTTGTCTCGTCACCGGTGCCGCCACCGGCATCGGTGCCGCTACCGCGCTGCGCTTCGCCCGTGACGGCTGGGCCGTGGCCATCAACAACTTCGACGACAGCACGCGAGATGCCGCCGAGACCGTGGCCGCACAATGCCGCGACGCGGGCGCACAGGCACTCGTGGTCGATGCCGATGTGGCCGACGACGGCGCCTGCCGCCGTATGGTGGCGCGTGTCGCCGAGCAGTGGGGGCGTCTCGATACGCTCGTCAACAGCGCAGGCACCACGCGCGTGATTGCGCACAGCGATCTCGAAGCGATCGACGCCGAGGAGTTCGAGCGGATTTATCGCGTGAACCTCATCGGCATGTTCCAGATGACACGCGCCGCGACGCCGTTGCTGCGCGAGAGTGCGGCGGCGGGCCGGTCGAGCACTGTCATCAACATCTCGTCGCTGGCGTCGCTCAATGGCACGGGGTCGTCGATTGCCTATGCGGCGTCGAAGGGTGCGGTCAATTCGCTGACGTTGTCGCTGGCGCGCAATCTCGCGCCGCAAGTCCGCGTGAACGCCATTGCCCCCGGCATGGTCGACGACGGTCTGCTGCGCCGCGTGCTGGGCGACGAGGCGTATGGGCGCGTGGTCGATAGCATGCGCGAGAACGCGCCGCTCAAGCGCGTATCGCAACCGGCGGAAATCGCCGAGTTGGCGTGGTTCCTCGCCGCCCATGCCCCGGCCATGACCGGGCAGGTGCTCGCGATCGAAAACGGCCTGCTGCTCAATACCTGA
- the ilvD gene encoding dihydroxy-acid dehydratase, with protein sequence MTDLHKHRSRTVTEGITRTPHRAFLRATGLDDEAIDKPFVAIVDTFGENTPCSMSLGQISDNVRLGVAAGGGVPIRGSAISVSDGTSMNHSGMRFSLVSRETIADSVELFVRAHCYDALVGVAGCDKTLPGILMGMVRVNVPGVFLFGGAMLPGVAPDGTQATILTAIEAVGAAQRGDMSLDTLRGIEKRCTPTAGSCPGQFTANTMAMVAEVLGLAPLGSAMVPAVYSERIAIARRAGENVMRALRNGGPMPRDLVTRKSLENACAAVAATGGSTNAMLHIPAIAHEAGISFTLDDVSEVLARTPLIGDMQPGGRYLAVDLHHVGGVPAVLNALLAGGHIHGDTLTQSGETLEAALRAFPGPDGRVVKPHTEPLSPNAGLVVLRGNLAPDGAALKTAGLKQLVFSGTARVFETEEDCMAVVAAGTYREGDVLVIRNEGPKGGPGMREMLSVTAAIYGQGMGEKVALLTDGRFSGATRGMCIGYVGPEAAAGGPIRLLRDGDRIHIDAIKGKLDVELSDDELAARAASTKPFVRGRLGGVLEKYEALVRPAKLGAVTHSGAVDWPYEASIGETPTNAKE encoded by the coding sequence ATGACTGATCTGCACAAACACCGTTCGCGCACGGTCACCGAAGGCATTACGCGCACACCGCACCGCGCTTTTCTGCGCGCCACCGGCCTTGACGACGAGGCCATCGACAAGCCGTTTGTCGCCATTGTCGACACGTTCGGCGAGAACACGCCCTGCTCCATGTCGCTCGGCCAGATCTCCGACAACGTGCGGCTTGGCGTCGCGGCAGGCGGCGGTGTACCGATTCGCGGGTCTGCGATCTCAGTCTCCGACGGCACCTCGATGAACCATTCCGGCATGCGCTTCTCGCTGGTCTCGCGCGAGACCATTGCCGACAGCGTGGAGTTGTTCGTGCGCGCGCACTGCTACGACGCGCTCGTGGGCGTGGCCGGTTGCGACAAGACGCTGCCGGGCATTCTGATGGGCATGGTGCGAGTGAACGTGCCCGGCGTCTTCCTCTTTGGCGGCGCCATGCTGCCGGGCGTCGCGCCGGACGGCACGCAGGCCACCATTCTCACCGCCATCGAAGCGGTGGGTGCGGCGCAGCGTGGCGATATGTCGCTCGATACTCTGCGCGGCATCGAAAAGCGCTGCACGCCGACTGCCGGGTCGTGTCCGGGCCAGTTCACGGCGAACACCATGGCGATGGTTGCGGAAGTGCTGGGGCTTGCGCCGCTGGGCTCGGCGATGGTGCCAGCCGTGTACAGCGAGCGCATCGCCATCGCCCGCCGCGCGGGCGAAAACGTGATGCGCGCGCTGCGCAATGGCGGCCCCATGCCGCGTGATCTGGTCACGCGCAAGAGCCTCGAAAACGCCTGTGCCGCCGTGGCGGCCACCGGCGGCTCGACCAACGCGATGCTGCATATCCCCGCTATCGCACACGAGGCGGGGATTTCGTTCACGCTCGACGATGTCTCCGAAGTGCTGGCGCGCACGCCGCTCATCGGCGACATGCAGCCGGGCGGGCGCTATCTGGCCGTTGATTTGCATCATGTGGGCGGCGTGCCGGCCGTGCTGAACGCGCTGCTCGCTGGCGGCCACATTCACGGCGACACGCTCACGCAAAGCGGCGAAACGCTCGAAGCCGCACTGCGTGCGTTCCCCGGCCCCGATGGGCGCGTGGTGAAACCGCATACGGAACCGCTCTCACCCAATGCGGGACTGGTCGTGCTGCGCGGCAATCTCGCGCCGGACGGCGCCGCACTCAAGACCGCCGGGCTCAAGCAGTTGGTGTTCTCGGGCACGGCGCGCGTTTTCGAAACGGAAGAAGACTGCATGGCGGTGGTCGCGGCGGGCACCTATCGCGAAGGCGACGTGCTGGTAATTCGCAACGAGGGGCCGAAGGGCGGCCCCGGCATGCGCGAGATGCTCAGCGTGACGGCGGCCATCTACGGGCAAGGCATGGGTGAAAAGGTGGCGTTGCTCACCGATGGCCGGTTCTCAGGGGCCACGCGAGGCATGTGCATCGGCTATGTCGGTCCGGAGGCAGCCGCTGGCGGGCCGATCCGGCTGCTGCGCGATGGCGACCGCATCCACATCGACGCGATCAAGGGTAAGCTCGACGTCGAACTCTCCGACGACGAACTCGCCGCCCGCGCGGCCAGCACCAAGCCATTCGTGCGCGGCCGCCTCGGCGGCGTGCTCGAGAAGTACGAGGCGCTGGTGCGTCCCGCCAAGCTCGGTGCGGTCACGCACTCGGGCGCCGTGGACTGGCCCTACGAAGCGTCGATCGGGGAGACACCCACCAACGCCAAGGAATAA